The DNA region GGAGTTCATTGGAGACGATTAGACAAGGAGGTAACAGGTATGGACAAAACAACATCCATCACAACAATCAAAAAAGAAATGCAGCTTCAGGAATGGTCTGCGCAGATCAAAAGCACAGCAGGCAAGCGGTCTGACGATCCGGGAATGGTGCAAAGAAAAATGGGATCAAGCCAAACACGTATTACAAACCGCCTAAGAAAAGTGCGTGAAAAGTATATCGAAAATTTTCCGACCATCGTTCCTGTATCAGTTCCTTGCTCAAACGAAAATATCCACATTGAGAAAAACGGACTTCAAATATCTCTTCCGGCAGATATATCTGCGGGACACTCTGACCGCTTTGGTGCATGAGCTATGCTGAATGATCTGGCAGCGGACGCACAGGTCTATCTTGTTACGGGATACACCGACCTTCGACGCGGGATAGACGGACTTGCGACTATCGTTCAGGCTCAGCTTCGACTTGACCCGTTCTCGAAAGCATTGTTTTTTGTTCTGCGGCAGGACGTTGTGACCGCATCAAAGGTCTGCTGTGGGAGGGCTTATCCGCAGGTTTTTGTTATCCGAACATTTTTATGGAACAAGGCTTGATGCTGATGATCAAGCCTTGTTCCTTCAAAAAAATATGCGGATAAAAATTTACCTCAAGCCGCAAAGGCCGTGCAAATTCATCCTCGTCATCGGGCCATTCTGGTACCTCATTGCCAGAAGATATTACAGGGTTCCCTATTTCCATGGCCTTGCGTTTTTGTTCCAAAGATGGAAATGCGTAATGGTCCTTCGTGGTCTGGATGCTCGAATGCCCCATTGCCACAGCAATCGTCTCTATTTGCCACTCCATCACGATAAAGGTATGTTCCCCGTGTTCTTCGAAGCATATGTGGATAAACTGGATTGGGCAGGTCTGGATGATCCTTTCGGACAATGTCCGCATATTTTTTCACTATGCGCTCCACATTCCTTTCCGACATAGAATGTATCTCACCATGGGACACTGTGTAGATAAATGGGACGGAAAGACCCAGCTGACTCCCCATCATGGTATTCTGCCATGTACGCTTCAATGAGAGACACTACATTTTCAGAAATAGGGACTGTTCGTTCCTTGTTGCCCTTACCCTTAATTAGAATATAGGGTGCAGCAACCTTCAGATTAACAATCTTTCAACCGGATATTTATGAGTTCGTCCGCGCGTATCATCGTGTCAAACAGAACGGAAAAGCATCATCGTGTCCCTGCATCCCGTCCTTGTATTGGGCGGGAGCATCTAAAAAAGCTTTGAGCGTTGAACGTTCCTCGATTATGGGTCGCATCTTCTTTTCCACGCGCCAAAAATGGGAACATCGGTAATGCTCAAATATTACCTGCTGGAGAGAAACATCGCGTGATGAAGCGTACCGGACATATGACTTTATTGCCGCAAGCCTGTTGTTGACTGTGCTTCTGGTGTGTTTCTTGTAGTCGAGCAACCAGTTCCGGTAGTCAAGGAGAAAGTCAAAAGTGCAATCCTCAAAAAGGGAATCGTTTCATGGATATCCCTTTTTCGTCCGAGACATACCTCCTGAAAATGCTAAGTCCGTCCCTATATGTTTTTACCGTTTTCAGGCTTGGACTGTCCTGGGGTATATAGGTTTCAAGGAAGTCCAAACGTCATGGAAAAGAAGAGCTTCTTTTAACCGTATTATTCATCTGACCCTCACCTCCGAAAAAATCTCATAACGCGAGGCTGTCTTTTTCCCGTATAATACGGAACGTCTCTTTGACCTGGTGGTAATAATAGAAGGTCTCATTGGACGATTTGTGTTCCCAACGCTCTGCCTGAGGTAAGGCAGCATGACATTCAGGTCGATTCCCTCGGATATCCATGCATTCATGCGCATAACAACATAAGTGTGACGCAGTGAGTGGATTGTCGGGGGCTTTGCGCAACTCGGCGCATATACGGTTTCCTTTCCAAAATTGCCTAAAGCGTATGGAAAGTGCCACCACCGGAAAAATGCCTGGCGGGATCAAAGGACGGGAAAACCCACTCAGTGTCCATTAGGCGTAGATTGTCACTGGTGTATTTTCTCATGACTTTCGTAAGATCCCAGACATGAAAAACCACCCTGTCCTTATGACCCTTTGCATTATAAATGGTAATGGAAACCGTTTCTTTCCAGGTTGATGTCATCAAGCCGGAGCACACCGCCTCCGCTTCTGCGCAGACCCGTTGCAAGAAATCAGTCGAAAAAAATCACCCTG from Ruminococcus albus AD2013 includes:
- the tnpB gene encoding IS66 family insertion sequence element accessory protein TnpB, translated to MLNDLAADAQVYLVTGYTDLRRGIDGLATIVQAQLRLDPFSKALFFVLRQDVVTASKVCCGRAYPQVFVIRTFLWNKA